One window from the genome of Deinococcus sp. NW-56 encodes:
- the prfB gene encoding peptide chain release factor 2 (programmed frameshift), with the protein MQELLEKLASLREYLDIPGKTRRLNELDRELSDPELWNSAARARQVTQEAGSLRRIVEEYTSLQSDASGLTEMLEIASEEEQEMLAEEQASLQTRVDDLYRETLFTMKHSDTPAIVRVKGGAGGTEAQDWAGMLARMYMRWAERRGYKVDILDEQPGDQAGYQSIEFIIRGEKAFGMMAPEHGVHRLVRVSPFDANNRRQTSFASVDVVPEVPEEEIDIHIPDSDLRRDVFRSQGAGGQGVNTTDSAVRLTHLPTGIAVASQQTRSQIKNHEIALQILKQRLYDIEMRKREEEEAKARGEQKKIEWGSQIRSYVLDKQYIKDHRTGLMKHNPDDVLDGDLDDLMWAGLEWMAGKRAADDAGDDE; encoded by the exons ATGCAGGAACTGCTGGAAAAACTGGCGTCGCTCCGGGAGTACCTT GACATTCCCGGCAAGACGAGACGCCTGAACGAACTCGACCGCGAACTCAGCGATCCCGAACTGTGGAACAGCGCGGCCCGCGCCCGGCAGGTCACCCAGGAGGCCGGAAGCCTGCGCCGCATCGTGGAGGAGTACACCTCTCTCCAGAGCGACGCGAGTGGCCTGACAGAAATGCTGGAGATTGCCAGCGAGGAAGAGCAGGAGATGCTGGCCGAGGAGCAGGCGTCCCTGCAGACGCGGGTGGACGACCTCTACCGCGAGACGCTCTTCACGATGAAGCATTCGGATACCCCCGCCATCGTGCGGGTCAAGGGTGGAGCGGGCGGCACCGAGGCGCAGGACTGGGCCGGGATGCTGGCGCGGATGTACATGCGCTGGGCCGAGCGCCGGGGCTACAAGGTGGACATCCTCGACGAGCAGCCGGGCGATCAGGCGGGCTATCAGAGCATTGAATTCATCATCCGGGGCGAGAAGGCCTTCGGGATGATGGCCCCCGAGCACGGGGTGCACCGCCTCGTGCGGGTCTCCCCCTTTGACGCGAACAACCGCCGCCAGACCAGCTTCGCGTCGGTGGACGTGGTGCCGGAAGTGCCGGAGGAAGAGATCGACATCCACATCCCCGACTCCGACCTGCGGCGCGACGTGTTCCGCTCGCAGGGCGCAGGCGGGCAGGGCGTGAACACCACCGACTCGGCGGTGCGTCTGACCCACCTTCCAACCGGGATCGCGGTGGCCTCGCAGCAGACGCGCTCGCAGATCAAGAACCACGAGATCGCCCTGCAGATCCTCAAGCAGCGCCTCTACGACATCGAGATGCGCAAGCGCGAGGAGGAGGAAGCCAAGGCGAGGGGTGAGCAGAAGAAGATCGAGTGGGGATCGCAGATTCGCTCGTACGTCCTCGACAAGCAGTACATCAAGGACCACCGCACCGGCCTGATGAAGCACAACCCCGATGACGTCCTCGACGGCGACCTTGACGACCTGATGTGGGCGGGGCTGGAATGGATGGCGGGCAAACGTGCCGCTGACGACGCCGGGGACGATGAATAA
- a CDS encoding CarD family transcriptional regulator codes for MKTASFQPGDRVVLPPYGLGVVRGTCQRPVAGELLAYYRIEFPNTASQAYVPVAAPHSSGLRAALTSAELPTLLNHLQDSQTLNLPRQWAARHRRVTEILAGGDPYELATLTCELRRWNIERGLPDLDRQALRRAIRLLEQEVRGLEDPCACDVRSLLDHAWTETPH; via the coding sequence TTGAAGACTGCGTCCTTCCAGCCCGGTGACCGCGTTGTCCTCCCGCCCTACGGCCTGGGCGTCGTGCGCGGCACCTGCCAGCGCCCCGTCGCGGGCGAACTGCTGGCCTACTACCGCATTGAGTTTCCCAACACGGCGAGTCAGGCATATGTGCCTGTCGCTGCGCCGCACAGTTCCGGGCTTCGCGCCGCCCTCACGAGTGCCGAACTCCCCACGCTGCTCAATCATCTGCAAGACAGCCAGACCCTCAACCTGCCCCGGCAGTGGGCCGCGCGGCACCGACGGGTCACCGAGATTCTGGCGGGCGGCGACCCCTACGAACTCGCCACCCTCACCTGCGAACTGCGGCGCTGGAATATCGAGCGCGGCCTGCCCGACCTGGACCGACAAGCCCTGCGCCGCGCGATCCGGCTGTTGGAGCAAGAAGTACGCGGCTTGGAAGACCCCTGTGCCTGCGACGTGCGTTCTCTCCTCGACCACGCCTGGACCGAGACTCCTCACTGA
- a CDS encoding HesA/MoeB/ThiF family protein: MTPDPLTREELRRYSRPLLVPEWLEAGAQERLKAARVLVIGAGGLGGPVGLHLAGSGVGQLVISDGDTVDLSNLHRQTHFCSTDLGRPKAQAAAERLQALNPWVQVETAPALDEANAVALIAGADLVVDATDNFDTRYLIADTCTAQGREWVWGAASGTSGLVSVFGPSLGLRDIFPDPADALSCAEAGVLGPVPAVVGHVMALEALKLLGGVGEPLRGRLWTFDGLTAGVRTLHLRPEGAPPSAKL, encoded by the coding sequence ATGACCCCGGACCCCCTCACCCGCGAGGAACTGCGCCGCTACTCGCGCCCGCTCCTCGTGCCCGAGTGGCTGGAGGCGGGAGCGCAAGAACGTCTGAAGGCCGCCCGCGTGCTCGTCATCGGCGCGGGAGGACTGGGGGGGCCGGTGGGGCTGCACCTCGCCGGGTCGGGGGTGGGGCAGCTGGTGATCTCGGATGGGGACACGGTAGATCTCAGCAACCTGCACCGCCAGACGCACTTTTGCAGCACTGACCTGGGACGCCCGAAAGCCCAGGCCGCCGCCGAGCGTCTCCAAGCCCTCAATCCCTGGGTGCAGGTGGAGACGGCGCCAGCCTTAGATGAGGCCAACGCTGTCGCCCTGATCGCTGGAGCCGACCTTGTGGTGGACGCCACTGACAACTTCGATACGCGGTATCTCATCGCGGACACCTGCACGGCGCAGGGGCGCGAGTGGGTCTGGGGCGCGGCGAGCGGCACCTCGGGGCTGGTCAGCGTCTTCGGCCCCTCGCTGGGCCTGCGCGACATCTTCCCCGACCCGGCCGACGCCCTCTCCTGCGCGGAGGCGGGAGTCCTCGGTCCGGTGCCCGCCGTCGTGGGGCACGTCATGGCGCTTGAAGCGCTCAAGCTGCTGGGTGGGGTAGGCGAGCCGCTGCGGGGGCGATTGTGGACCTTCGACGGCCTGACCGCGGGGGTGCGGACCCTGCACCTGCGGCCGGAGGGGGCGCCGCCCTCTGCTAAACTGTGA
- a CDS encoding glycerol-3-phosphate acyltransferase yields MSFLVLVLSYLLGSLVAGVLYSRARGEDIRDRDLPGGSGTFRQYGPRAALLVGVLDVLKGVAAGLLARVLLPEATWAGTLGVVLGHCYPVFFRFRGGGGIAPLLGALAVVAPVTLGGTLLAALVLIPLYRATLQRRVGLNAVPVATALTLPLGLWLATRTGGLADLLAGGSVMALRAAHLLAGRGGRG; encoded by the coding sequence ATGTCTTTCCTCGTCCTCGTGCTGTCCTATCTGCTCGGCTCGCTGGTGGCCGGGGTGCTGTATTCGCGGGCGCGGGGGGAGGACATCCGGGACCGGGACCTGCCGGGGGGCAGCGGCACCTTCCGGCAGTACGGGCCACGGGCGGCCCTGCTCGTCGGCGTGCTGGACGTGCTCAAGGGAGTCGCAGCGGGCCTGCTCGCACGGGTGCTGCTGCCGGAAGCGACCTGGGCAGGCACCCTCGGCGTGGTGCTGGGGCACTGCTATCCGGTCTTCTTCCGGTTTCGGGGTGGGGGCGGCATCGCGCCGCTGCTGGGAGCGCTCGCGGTGGTCGCGCCCGTGACCCTGGGGGGCACCCTGCTCGCCGCACTGGTTCTCATCCCGCTGTACCGGGCCACCCTGCAACGCCGGGTGGGGCTGAATGCCGTGCCGGTGGCGACGGCGCTCACCCTGCCGCTGGGCCTGTGGCTGGCGACCCGGACGGGGGGCCTGGCCGACCTGCTCGCCGGGGGCAGCGTGATGGCGCTGCGGGCCGCGCACCTGCTGGCCGGGCGGGGAGGGCGCGGGTGA